DNA from Homo sapiens chromosome 1, GRCh38.p14 Primary Assembly:
tcagctcactgcaacctctgcctcccgggttcaaacgattctcctgcttcagcctcctgaatagctgggattacaggcaagcaccaccacacccagctaatttttgtattttttgtagagacggggtttcaccatgttggccagactaatctcaaactcctggcttcaagtagtctgcccacctcagcttcccaaaatgctgggattacaagcataagccatgGTGTCTGGCTGGGAGTTAATATTTATGGGATAaaatttgaggccgggcgcagtggctcacgcctgtaatcccaatactttgggaggctgaggcgggtggatcacaaggtcaggagtcttgagactagcctggctaatatggtgaaaccctgtctctacaaaaaatacaaaaattagctaggcatggtggcgtgcgcctgtagtcccagttattcgagaggctgaggcaggagaatggcttgaacccgggaggtggaggttgcggtgagccaagattgtgccattgcactccagcctgggtgacagcaagactccatctcaaaaaaaaaattttttttttgactagtGGAAAATGGGAGATAGGTGAGACTCAGGCAAATCAATTCCCCCTTTTCCCCTGCCTTTCATAAATTGCTGCATGGCACCAACTCTCCAAAACAGTACCATCAATGGggaggcctcccaagtagccggtgGACAGAACTACTGTGACCTCTGCAAGGCTTGTCATGAAGCAGTGCCCACCCCAGCCTATTAAATACATCACCTTACGTTACTTCCCATTCTTTCCcgcctttcttccattttctcactTCCAATGCCTTGGGTTTGCACCTCTCCAAATAAAACACCAGTACTTAGTTCTTGTTTTCAGGCTCTGTATTCTAGGTGACTGAGGActaggagggagaggaggaccTAAGCCTGGGGCAGATAAAGATGAATCTCACTGTAACTtcttctcctcccaccttccttaGGTCCCTGGACTACAAAGCACCAGATATTAAGTGGCCTATCTTTCCTTGCTCTCCCTTGGGGTTAAGGGGATAATGACTATCTTGGCAAACCAGCCAGGTAGTTTAGAACCTCATATTTAGACTCGGCAGGCTGTTTTACTCCAGGAAATTGATAGAGAGAAAGGAACTTGGCCAAGCTATCAAGTGCAGATCTAGAATCCCAACCAGGATCTGTCTGCCCCAGAGGTGGTCTCTTCCGTAAGAAGATGGTGCCTTCTATGGGTGTTTCCTGAACGAGGCTGGTGCCAAGCACAGAGAGATGAATCAGAGCTGGTTTCTGTGCTCAAGGGACCGTCTTGATCTGGGGGCTCAGAGGTCCACCTCGGTACAGTAGCCATGGGGAAGAGGAGCCCCTAATGGAAGGGTCAGAAAGGCTCTCTGGAGGAGGTAATCCCTGGGCCCAGTAAGAGTGTAACACCTAGTAATCCctcaaattttgaaataaactgAACAGGTgaatgaagaaggaagaggatTCCAGGCTGAGAGCACTGGACGTGGCAACTGTTCAGAGGAGAGGCAGTCTTCAAGTTCTACATTcattcagaaaaatgttttttgagcCTACAATACTGAGCGCAACAAGGCTGTGGAGACCCATGGTGAGGAGCATGGAGTTAACTAAAGGATGTGTCAGGGAAGAAAGACTTCTCAAGGAGGTGCCTCCATCAGACCCAAAGGACTCATGGGGGCTAGCTGCACCTCACATTTCTTGGACATATACCGTTGGACATGTCTATCTTCTGGAAACTATGGCATGGACAGTAAGGATTCAGAAGTGCATGAAGGCACCCTGCCTCTGCAGAGCAGAAAGATCATAGACAACATTTATGAATGTGCCCAGTGCTGCCAAGAAGAGAAGCCGGTCCTCTGCAGGCTCAAGCCTATCTGGGCCTCTGGGGAAGCCCCACAGCCTTGGCTGtgcctgcccctgccctctcACCCCTACCCTGACCTTGTCCTACTTCACTGCCTTTGTCTGTGTTACTAGTGGCCCCAGTATACCTGGGATGGACATCCAGGTGCCCTTCATCCAAGCTCCTATGTGAGGGGAATGGACATTATTAAAAGAACAGGGGCAGAAGTGGCTCATTTATGACCCATTCACTAGCCCCAGGGATTGAAGTCTTGGGTACTCAAAGTGTCTTTCTACCAGGGCACCAGATCCCTTCCATGGAGCAGGTCATCTCGGGTTCACTGGGCCAGGGATGGTCTCTGTTCCCCAGCCCACCTGGCTCACACACAGCCTCATGGGTAGGGTCAGCAAACCAGATGGCTTGTTGTTGGAATGTAGGATGAGAGGCCTGCTTGGTGACCTAGCATTTTCACCAAGAAGTGGACGTGGAGAGGACCAGAGTGATCAAGGGTGTATGATGTGCACTACAATGGTGGGCAAAACAGGCTCCTGCTCTTGTGGAGGTCACAATCTAGCGGAGAAAGGATGTTACTAGAAGTACACAAATTGGGCccggcgcgatggctcacgcctgtaatcccagcacttttggaggccgaggcaggcggatcatttgaggttagagattcgagaccagccgggccaacatggtgaaaccccatctctacaaaaaatacaaaaattagcctggcatatgGCGGGTaccgtaatcctagctactcgggagactgacgggagaatcgcttgaacccaggaggcggaggttgcagtgagctcagatctcaccattgcactccagcctgggcgactgagcgagactctatctcaaaacaatcaaaacaaaaaagacctgTGGACTCTAGTAGAttttgaatcctgcctctgccatttCCTGGCTATGAGGTGTCTTGAGAAATTTACTTGTCACTCTTGCTTCTGATAGTAAAGGGGATGGTGCGATAGATTCAAGATGGAGAGATAAGGTTAAGTGTTTTCTTTGGCTGCAACATGGAGATTAGATTAGAGCAAGGATgtaagggagaggaagggacatAGCAGTATTTCAGGTGAGAGTCAAGGTGGCTTTGGCTAGGGTGTGAGAGTGGAGGTAGGGAGAAGTAGGAAAGTGATAGTTAACTGGATTTGTTAGGTGAGGGTGAGGCCAAGGGTGACTTCCAGGTTCCTGACTTGTGTTATAAGTAACACAGAAGAAGAATGGATGAACTTGATTCGTTTTCCATTGATTGTGATATCTATCATAcctgcaaaaaatattttgtatatatccaatttaataataaatgcaCTCATGTTAGGAAggtcaaaaaaaaggaaaaaagaaaaataataaaaaataataaaaatccttaggataacttgaggccaggagtttgagaccagtgtgaccttgtctctgtaaaaaataaaattaaaagaaaaagaagggaaagtgaTCTACTAGTACATTTAAAGCTTTGAATTCCCCATCCTTCTTTGCAGAGGTAACCACTATACTGAATTTTGATTAATCTTGCCTTAGCTATTTATTGTTTTTACCACATAATGTATCTGTTCTTAAATATAGTGATTGATTTTGTATGGTTTTGAACTTACCTTTATTCTGTTTAGGATTCATCAAACTTTTTCAATCTAAATGTTTAGTGGTcttaataaaatttggaaaaattttgggCATTGTTTTGTCAAATTTTGGGGTTCTCCTCCACCTTCTATTTCTGACACAGTCTGCCTATATGATGGAGCACTTGATATTGTCCCTCAGGTTACTGACACCCTGTTCATTTTTTtcggttcttttttttctttttttttttttttttttgagactgagtcttgctctgtcgcccaggctggagtgcaatggcacagtctcggctcaccacatcctccgtctcctgggttcaagtgattctcgtgcctcagcctcccgagtagctgggattacagctgtgtgccaccacacccagctaattttgtatttttagtagagactgtttctccatgttggtcaggctggtctcaaactcccaacctcaggtgatctgcctgccttggcctcccaaagtgctgggactataggtgtgagccaccacacctgggggTTTTATATAATGTGAAATCCTTGGTGGATTGTTAGAATATATAAGGGTTGTAGTGAAATCTGAAGAAATGTTTGGGGTTTTTGGATGGGTTGGGAATATGttactatttttcatatttaggttaatgaaataaaaactttagtCTAAAAATTTATGATCTAGCAGATTAGATCTGGATAATGAACAGCTGtatgatcttttctttttatagttgttGTACTTCATGTAAGACTCTAGCGCACTCTCAGATTTCTTTGGTCTCTCACTCCCCCACGCCCACCCTGCTGTGTTGACAATGTAGAGAAGTTTTGTTTGGGGTTGTTATGGATTCTTTTTATTGGCCTTAGTAATAACATGGATGAAATCTTAGAGATAATGTGTTGAAAACAAGGGAGTTTCAGAAGAAACTTAGTATAAGTTATATAGCTTAGTATAATATTTATGaagctcaaaacaaaaaaaccctgcaaaTTATCTTTGAATACATGCATTTTTGATAAATGTATCAAGggatttatatatacaaaatgcaGGGTAGTCATCAATTCTAGAAGATAGACAGAAGGATGGGTAGGGGAGCTCACCAGACTTGGCACATAGCCGGGGCATTGCAGTTTTCTGAAAGGAGCTATAGTCAAGGACTTGGCATCCCCACTGTAAAGCAGGTTCACTGTGCACTGGTTATCAGCTTGTCTGAGTCCAGTGAGATCCAATGACACCCATACACACaacaagttaaataaaataggTTTATTACAGGCAGCAAGGGACAACAATCTAGGATTCACTGGGAGTGAGTCCcccaaggctcaggaaagctgcccAGCGGGGATGGAGTCTTAACTGCATGTATCCCACTTGTACCACAGCTGAAGGACCCCAGAAAGCAGCCAGTGCACAGTTTTATACCCTGGGTTTATGTGGATGGTTGAAGGACGATGGTGCTTCCATGCAGAGGCCTCCTTATTTGGGGTCTTGGCTAAGGCTATCTCCCCCATCTGCTCTGCAGCAGTCAGTAAATAAGGCTTGATCATTCCTTTCCATCTGGCTCATTGTTCCGATTGGCCATATCAACCCCTGATTGCATGACACTGGGTGATGAGCTCTTACAGGTGCTCATTTTTTCTACTTATAACTTAAATATCTTAttcaatatatttcatatataatattacacaatatcttttttttttttttgagacaggatctcgctatgtcgcccagactggagtgaagtggtgtgaatatagctcactgcaactccaactactgagctcaagtgatcctcccagctcagcctcccaagtagctgggactacaggcatgcaccaccacacccggctaatttttgtattttttttttgtagagacagagtttcgccacgttgcccaggctagtctagaactcccaggctcaagcaatctgcccaccttggcctcccaaagtgctaggattacaggcgtgagccaccacacctgcctgaGGTTGAACCTTTGAATAGGCTAAGTACTCTTCTAAGCAAAGTCCATTTAACCTGAGACCACTTTACACTGGACGTGACTGAGCGTCCCCTCCTTTTCACCTCATAGGAATGAAGCTCCAAAGAAACATGGACTCAGCTACAGACAAAAAATGTTTCATTCTTTACCCTCTGAGCTATACACATATCAATCTCAATCACCTACATAGATACGTTTTAAAAGTACACATACAGGTAAATACAGAGTAAGATCTAGAAGGATTCACAGCATGCTGATAAAAGCCGTTACCCTGAGAGAGGGGAATGAATGAAGAGGGCTTCTGGTTTCAAGTTGAAAGTcatccagtttttacatgaaaatgcatacctactttttttgtatattttagaaaacttatGAATAATATTAAGCACCTACTAGCTACTGGCATAGGGAAATAGGGGAGCTTGTTCAAGGGAAACAACCTCAATAGGGAGAATCTTTTAGCTGTACACATTTCCACATGGGCTGAAGGGTTCATAATCCTGGGCGAATGTTGTGGACCTTTGCATGCTGCTTTAGGTGATCAGATCTTGCAAAATTCTTGCTGCATATTGAACACAGGTAGGGCCTTTCCCCAGTGTGCCTTTTCTTGTGTCTGTTGAGCTCATCTGAGCGGGCAAATTTCCACGTACATCCCTCTACATCGCATACATAGGGCTTCTCCCCTGGaccagacagagagagagagacctgtcATACATCAGGGTGAGGTAGGGCAGGGACATTTAAAGTGAACAAGAAAACGTTTTTGAACAAGTtggagtgggagagggagagccagaAGAGACGGGAGTGGTGGAGGTGAGTGAAGGAGGAGGGGAATGAGGGCCGCAAAAGCTGGAGAGACAAGAGGAAAACTgtgaagaagggaagaagaggaaaggaagaagaaaaaaaacaaacaggaggaGAGACAGTTATTGGCAGGCAAGTTAGTGGGGGGAATAAGGAGGATGAGGGAAGTGGGGCCTGGGGGCCCTGTCACTACGAAGTGACGGTCCCAGTAGAAATAGCATCAAGAACATCTACCTGCAAGAGGCCAAAGAAATCCCTCCACTTATTCCCATCAAACCAGCAGTCAACACCACTAAAGGCTATAGCCAGCCTGGCTCTGGTCCAGGACTAGAGCCTGTCCCTGGTCCAGGACTAGAGCCTGTCCCTAGGACTGCTTTATCTACCCTTCTGAAGGTGCCAACCTTTTCTATTATAGAATTTTTTGAATCCCTGGCTTAAAGGAAGTGGCAGCAATCTCAAATGCTTCCGGGCACAAATCTGTAGCCACTTGCCCCTCACCCCTGTTTCTGGGCCCTCACTCACCGGTGTGCTTGCGCATGTGGGTTCGGAGGTGGCAAGCCTTTGAATAAGACATCTTGCAGTCCTCGTAAGTGCAGACATAGGGCCTTGAAACCTCAGGATTCTTCCAGAACTGGCAGCTCTGTGTCTTCTGTTTTGGGAGTTGTCCTTGAATCAAATGGGAACTTGAAAAGCATAGGAATCCTGGGTATGGCAATGATGAGAACTGATGGGACATCATATATCCCCCATAAAGGCTGTGGTCATCAGTGAGCGTTGTCATATTGCCCACCTGAAGAGTCAGCATCTGGTCCCCATAGAGGGTCTGGTTGCCACTATATGTTGCCATCTGGCCTCCATAGAGGGCCTGGTTATCAGTGGAGGTCATATTCTGCCCCCCGTAGAGGTTCTGGTTACCAGTGGAGGTCATCATCTGCCCCCCATAGAGGGCCTGGTTACCAGTGGAGGTCGTCACCTGCTCCCCACAGAGGGTCTGGTTACTAGTGGAGGTCGTCATCTGCTCTCCACAGAGGGTCTGGTTACTAGTGGAGGTCGTGATCTGCCCCCTGTAGAGGGCCTGGTTACCAGTGGAGGTCGTCACCTGCTCCCCACAGAGGGTCTGGTTACTAGTGGGGGTCGTCATCTGCTCTCCACAGAGGGTCTGGTTACTAGTAGAGGTCGTCATCTGCCCCCCGTAGAGGGCCTGGTTACCAGTGGAGGTTGTCATCTGCTCTCCACAGAGGTTCTGGTTACCAGTGGAGGTCATCATCTGCCCCCAGTAGAGGGTCTGGTTACCAGTGGAGGTCATCATCTGCCCCCCATAGAGGGCCTGGTTACCAGTGGAGGTCGTCACCTGCTCCCCACAGAGGGTCTGGTTACTAGTGGAGGTCGTCGTCTGCTCTCCACAGAGGGTCTGGTTACTAGTGGAGGTCGTCATCTGCCCCCCGTAGAGGGCCTGGTTACCAGTGGAGGTTGTCATCTGCTCTCCACAGAGGGCCTGGTTACCAGTGGAGGTCATCACCTGCTCCTCACAGAGGGTCTGGTTACTAGTGGAGGTTGTCATCTGCTCTCCACAGAGGGTCTGGTTACTAGCAGAGGTTGTCATCTGCCCCCCGTAGAGGGCCTGGTTACCAGTGGAGGTCATCATCTGCCCCCCATAGAGGGCCTGGTTACCAGTGGAGGTCGTCACCTGCTCCCCACAAAGGGTCTGGTTACTAGTGGAGGTCGTCATCTGCTCTCCACAGAGGGTCTGGTTACTAGTGGAGGTCGTGATCTGCCCCCCGTAGAGGGCCTGGTTACCAGTGGAGGTCGTCACCTGCTCCCCACAGAGGGTCTGGTTACTAGTGGGGGTCGTCATCTGCTCTCCACAGAGGGTCTGGTTACTAGTAGAGGTTGTCATCTGCCCCCCGTAGAGGGCCTGGTTACCAGTGGAGGTTGTCATCTGCTCTCCACAGAGGTTCTGGTTACCAGTGGAGGTCATCATCTGCCCCCAGTAGAGGGTCTGGTTACCAGTGGAGGTCATCATCTGCCCCCCGTAGAGGGCCTGGTTACCAGTGGAGGTCGTCACCTGCTCCCCACAGAGGGTCTGGTTACTAGTGGAGGTCGTCGTCTGCTCTCCACAGAGGGTCTGGTTACTAGTGGAGGTCATCACTTGCTCTCCACAGAGGTTCTGGTTACCAGTGGAGGTCGTCATCTGCCCTCCACAGAGGGCTTGGTTACCAGTGGAGGTCATCACTTGCTCTCCACAGAGGTTCTGGTTACCAGTGGAGGTCATCATCTGCCCCCAGTAGAGGGTCTGGTTACCAGTGGAGGTCATCATCTGCCCCCCATAGAGGTTCTGGTTACCAGTGGAGGTCGTCATCTGCCCTCCACAGAGGGCTTGGTTACCAGTGGAGGTCATCACTTGCTCTCCACAGAGGTTCTGGTTACCAGTGGAGGTCATCATCTGCCCCCAGTAGAGGGTCTGGTTACCAGTGGAGGTCATCATCTGCCCCCCATAGAGGTTCTGGTTACCAGTGGAGGTCGTCATCTGCCCTCCACAGAGGGCTTGGTTACCAGTGGAGGTCATCACTTGCTCCCCACAGAGGGTCTGGTTACTAGTGGAGGTTGTCATCTGCTCTCCACAGAGGGTCTGGTTACTAGCGGAGGTCGTCATCTGCCCCCCATAGAGGGCCTGGTTACCAGTGGAGGTTGTCATCTGCTCTCCACAGAGGGTCTGGTTACCAGTGGAGGTCGTCATCTGTCTCCCGTAGAAGGCCTGGTTACCACTGGAGGTCGTCATCTGCTCCCCACAGAGGGTCTGGTTATCAATGGAAGTCATCATTTGCCCTCCATAGAGGTCTAGACTGGTTGTCATTTGGCCCCCAGAGAGGGTCTCATCGCTACCGGAAGTCACTGTATGACCATCAGTGAGGGTCTGGTCACTACTGAAGGTCACCTGGTCCCCACAGAGAGTCTGGTTATCACTGAGGGTCTTCATCTGATCTCCAAGCAGGGCTGGTATCTGACTCTCATTGAGGGTCTGGTCACTGCTTGGGGTGTTCAGCTGGCTACTTTCATTGGAGATTGTCATGTTGCTTGCAGTGATGGTTGTCTTCTGGCAATCAGTGGGTGATGACTTTGGGGTGACAGTAACATCTGTCATCTGGGAGCCTGCTGTGTGTTTTACCTGATCAAAGGAAGTCACTTTCTGGCCCATGGAATAAGTCTCACTTAGGTCTTCAAGGGCTTTAAGAGGGTGCATTGTTAAGTCCTGGGTGAGAACTGTCCCAGGGATGTTAGTGCATGCAGAAGTCATCATTGTGGACCCCAAGGGAGGCATCGTCTTGCTCTGGGTTGACTCATGTTGGCTCTCCTCAGCATGGGCAGTCAGAGGCATACAGTTCTGTG
Protein-coding regions in this window:
- the KLF18 gene encoding Kruppel-like factor 18; this translates as MDSSLLQAIEEIEKFFQHLSERHTEQAETPDAPEPQNCMPLTAHAEESQHESTQSKTMPPLGSTMMTSACTNIPGTVLTQDLTMHPLKALEDLSETYSMGQKVTSFDQVKHTAGSQMTDVTVTPKSSPTDCQKTTITASNMTISNESSQLNTPSSDQTLNESQIPALLGDQMKTLSDNQTLCGDQVTFSSDQTLTDGHTVTSGSDETLSGGQMTTSLDLYGGQMMTSIDNQTLCGEQMTTSSGNQAFYGRQMTTSTGNQTLCGEQMTTSTGNQALYGGQMTTSASNQTLCGEQMTTSTSNQTLCGEQVMTSTGNQALCGGQMTTSTGNQNLYGGQMMTSTGNQTLYWGQMMTSTGNQNLCGEQVMTSTGNQALCGGQMTTSTGNQNLYGGQMMTSTGNQTLYWGQMMTSTGNQNLCGEQVMTSTGNQALCGGQMTTSTGNQNLCGEQVMTSTSNQTLCGEQTTTSTSNQTLCGEQVTTSTGNQALYGGQMMTSTGNQTLYWGQMMTSTGNQNLCGEQMTTSTGNQALYGGQMTTSTSNQTLCGEQMTTPTSNQTLCGEQVTTSTGNQALYGGQITTSTSNQTLCGEQMTTSTSNQTLCGEQVTTSTGNQALYGGQMMTSTGNQALYGGQMTTSASNQTLCGEQMTTSTSNQTLCEEQVMTSTGNQALCGEQMTTSTGNQALYGGQMTTSTSNQTLCGEQTTTSTSNQTLCGEQVTTSTGNQALYGGQMMTSTGNQTLYWGQMMTSTGNQNLCGEQMTTSTGNQALYGGQMTTSTSNQTLCGEQMTTPTSNQTLCGEQVTTSTGNQALYRGQITTSTSNQTLCGEQMTTSTSNQTLCGEQVTTSTGNQALYGGQMMTSTGNQNLYGGQNMTSTDNQALYGGQMATYSGNQTLYGDQMLTLQVGNMTTLTDDHSLYGGYMMSHQFSSLPYPGFLCFSSSHLIQGQLPKQKTQSCQFWKNPEVSRPYVCTYEDCKMSYSKACHLRTHMRKHTGEKPYVCDVEGCTWKFARSDELNRHKKRHTGERPYLCSICSKNFARSDHLKQHAKVHNIRPGL